In Podarcis raffonei isolate rPodRaf1 chromosome 8, rPodRaf1.pri, whole genome shotgun sequence, the genomic window aacggacttccggaacggattaagtttgagaaccaagataccactgtactaagccAGACACACTTTTGCTCTATGTGACACAGTGTTGCTACTGCCTACAGCTCATGTTAGACAGGAAGGGATGCAAGGATAGTAGAGCTGGCAATTTTgctacattttaaatatttgcaaGCACGCATTTCTGCTCTACTTTGCACTCGATCGCACCATTTCTTTgggtggatgaatctgtcaattttactttctctccatttctcgtttttccaaccttaagttcagctcaccacatttctacatcattttgcatttttttaaaaaaaggcgtTATGACCCCACACATAACTAAGTAGaacagaagcattgccaccccaccccactcaccactcccccctccacctctttccctcttttcttcctaatgtaacactaatatatcacaacaaatgaaactgatctgtagaaaacacaacttgaaaaaggggatattgcacatacttttgtaaaccaagaaatcattcatatatatatatatatatatggtgttaTGGAAAAAAGGCATTATGAAAATTCTtctgcattttagtgtgcatttcttctATCATATGCCTTTTTCAATGCAATGCtgcctaacacacacatttttttacaACAATTTTCCATATTGTATAAAGAagttttgtatgttactttcactaatatttGCAATTTTATCCACACTCCCCCCAACACATTACTttttttggttggagaatggcatttcaaaatgcagagaagtgtgaatttaaaatttatttaggaAGTGCAAACCAGGTAGGTTTGCAagctaatttctcccccatcccgaAAACTTCCTTAGCTATCGACCATTCGCATAATCAGTCCTAGTTTAAAGTCGTATGTCAGTTTAAAGTTGTATGTCATGGTGACTTCAAGATGAAATGTTGACATATTTTAATCTATTTTGctgttcattttaattattttaaaaaaggtttttgattctgtttaactgtttttactgataatttaaatACTTCCTGTTAACTGCTtagagggtgttttgtttttgcagtcaAGGAGTGTATAAGTAACTAAGGAAATAGATAAATGTTATATCCAGAATTAAAAATATCTAGCCATATGCCTCTAAAATGGTCAACCACATTCTGTCTCCCTAATTAGGATTTTTCCAAAGGCCCAACAAAGTTGCTGTTGATTGGTGAAAGGGAAGCAATCAAGTTGGATCCCATCATGTGTACAGTAGCACTTGTGGAATCAGGAAGGAGGAACAGGACTGGCCCCCAGAAACACTCAGCACTGAGTCCTTCTGTGCCGTCAGAAGAGAGTGAGGAAGATGAGGAAGATGACGATGACGATAGCCCCATACCCTACACGGAAGTGCTTCGATTCCAGAAGAAAAGCTTGAACTGCCAAATGGTCAGCATGGGCCTGGAAGCACCTCCGCCATCTTCCGGCTATGGAAGTTCTCAGTCAGATTTGCCAGATTTAACAGTGCTTGGGGCCCCTGCTTCAACAGAGTGGGTGACAGGGGAGTCTTCTTCTGGGTTCCAAGAGAACCAGGGGACCTCAAGTTCTGAGAGTTCCTCTGTGGAGGAATCCCTTGGGTTTCCAGTTGGCTTTCCAATTGCTGGAGGAAAAGGATGGGATGAAGATATAAACTTCTCGTCAGTATTGATAGAAGGTTCTGGCATTAACCTTTCCACTGGGAAGCAATTCACACCTGTGAGAGGTCATCCTGAAGAAAACTGTGCAAGCCTGGAGGACTTGAAGATACCTCTCTTTGGGATGCTAGGCAACCAGGACTCCTGTGGGTTCCATTTTGAGGAGCAGTTTGTAGACGAAAGAGGTTCTGAAAAGGACTCCAGTGGTTGTGGAAGTCTCGTGGATGAAATACCTCTTCTGGACGTGCCTTGCATGGGAGCCTTAGAACCTGGGCTGCTTGGAGAAAACAGAGACTTGGAATCGGGCCGTACTCCAGAACCCAAATTCTATGGGTATCGGCCAAGGCACACACATTATATTGCAAGAACCTGATTTGGATGCTCTGAAATAGATTTCCCTAGTCATAGAATCTTAGGATCACAGCTGTTTCACCAGTACCAGGGTGGTGAACTTTGCACTGAAAGATCTAAATTCTACAATAGGGAGGTTAACCATTATACAGAATCCAATTCAGTCCAAGCTCATGTTGTTTCCTTTAATCCTCACCCCCATCCCATAATGAACAAGGTGTGGGAAGAGAAAGGTGCCTCCTGCTTCAGAGTTTTAGCCCCATGCTGTAGCAAAAGCTTTGATTCCAGGGGGCAGCTCAGCAGTCACAAAGAAAGCCAGGAGAATAAATGTGttaatttacagtgcaatcctatatatgctcACTTGGAACTATGTCGTGGGCACAGGGTGGAACtgtcaataaaataaatagatctACATCTAAATTCCATTGTTGGAACCAAAACAAATCCTCTCTGCTGAGCACAAGAGGCCTTCTGAAGTCCCAAGCTGTTGTAAGTGTTCTAAATGCATTTGTTAATTTATATTGTTAATATATTGTTAGATGTGTGTACATACCTCATATATTTATCAATCTGGTgccccagatattttggacagTTCCCAtttaggctacaattcccatcagccccagccagggttGTGTTGGCGGGGCCACTGGCAGTTGTGAACCAAAACATTTGCAAGGcaacaggttggcaaagactcTTGCACAGAGTTTACCATGCACTGTCGCCCTCTGGTGGTGACAGCTGGCCCTACAGGCTGCTGAATCTTGTGAACCTTGCGTTGAGGCTGTCAGCTAGTTTTGCCAAGAAGCTTTGCTCTGAAGGTACGACGGTCCAAACCAAAAAATCCAGCCATTGTTCTCTCTGACAACCTTGTCTCCTATCCTCTTCCACATTACCTGAAGCAGGTTAGCTATTGGGATGAGGATAATGTGTGGCAGGTACCTGGAGGGAAGGCTCTTTTCCCTTGCATCTTTCTCTCTCCAGCCCCAGCTCTTTAAAaggaggtggagggagagaggagatggCAAATGGAGGTCAAGATAGCAGCCCTCAATGGGCGTGTTTGATCTGGACTCTTCCTGGTGTTAATCCCTCTTTGGATAGATAGAAAGTTTTATTTGGGTTTTCACAGTATTATAATAAAAGCCATACAGCCTTCTGCTCCCTTCCCTGTTCCTTCCTTTCCTCGCGCCTTGTTGTTGTTACAGCCTTTTTGCTTCTGATGTGCAGTTGTTTGGACATGTTTATACAGTGTTGGGGCTCACATGCTCAGATAAGGGCTAGGAAAAATGAGCATCACCGCTCTCCTTGAGCCCCAGATTAAGATCCGTTAAGTCGGAGATGCTTCCATTACTGTGTTGTGCCTCCCACATTTTGAGACATGAATATTATGTTCAAGGACATCAGctagttctttgattctatgattcctccagAGAAAACAAACCTACCTCGTCCAAAGCTGCTTCCCACCTTCCCTTTTATCCTTACATTGCCTAGCCAAGTGTGCTTGAAACCACCATGCACACCCACCCTTGGTAACACTTTGGGTAATTCAAACAGTATTTTCTAAAGGAAGTTTTGCCGCGACAGAGTTTGACACATGAACACATTTGAAGTGTAACCTTGCACGCTCTTCTCCCTTGATTTCTTCAGGCAGGAGAAGTGGTTCCTTTCCATGCATATTGACAGGTGGTATTTCTCCTTAGAATGAAAAATATGGTTGAGGAATCACCAGGTTGGAAACTGAGACTTCCAGGTATAGGGCcgtattcaataaataataataactggcaACCCTATCAATAAAATGGGAAGTGTGTCACTGTATGTGTATAATGTTGAATTGTATTGTTATTTGCATTGCTAAATAATGTATGTTTTTATAGCCATAAATGGGCTACAAATAAACTTTTacagggggaaaatattttattcaaaactttgtgtgtgtttttcaattgGTCAAAAGGGGAGATCTTGAACATGTTTCTGTGGAACGCAGGGATGATGATAACAACCAAGTTCACTTTGAAATAGGGCTGAGCCAAACATTTTGTTAAGAACTTTCAGCTTGAAATGGAGGGAGAGGCTCAGGGTGTGTATGTGACAGTCTTCATACAGAACGAAACTCACCCCGGCTCACCTTTTCTGCTGCTGGTGCCAATATATTTTTCATAAGCCTGACAGTGGTGGTGATAAAGCTGCCAGGCGTGCCAGCAGGCAATATTTTTTACTGAACACGACCCAGAGCAGGGCAGGGAAATCTCAGGCTAACTCCACTCTCGgcacccttaccaaactacagttcccaggattctttgagggaagccatggctgttaaagtggtatgatggtgctttaaatgtatggtgtgaatgtggcctggggGTCACTGGGAGCTTCTCAAGGTTTCCTTGATGAGAAGATCCATAATGCTTTTCCAAATGCACAGCTTTCTCCGTCACTACAAGCAATGGCTTCCCACTGCACCCAAAGAAGAGTGTACTAGGGCCCACCCCCAATTCATACAGGATGACAAGTGGGCCTAACAGGCTGGGTCTGCCCTGCATATGACTGAGGAAAGGTCTATCTGTTACATATATGGAGAAGGGGTGAGGAGCCTGTGGCTTACCAGAGgctgctgggctacaactccctttgtccctgaccactggccacagtgtctggggctgatggggtctGGAGTCCAACACCAGCCTCTGGAGAGCCAAACCTTCCTCACCCCTGAGGTAGAACTTTtaggacagtggttcccaaactttttcaggctacaccctcccctctggttccataaactcatcctctGTGCCCCTctaaagaac contains:
- the IFNLR1 gene encoding interferon lambda receptor 1, which encodes MSLLRVCCLVVLASFGQASGTVGQEFLLSPPQNLTLVSKDFHLFLTWLPAAADLPGVTYTVQWMEPYGLQWDDFLPCRDISETVCNITCMSPELDNRYSVHVKAQMKNNSGMASSKWVELNNIDYTVQVELAPPILQLKKTENALDVSIAFSYPSCAKATFQDLTYDLEYGIDGAGKPRNYTEMKKNVLGFDTTHWSSGRYCFRARAVMSEKWSNYSKPVCTLLHEKAENWVFVAVPLLLMLPAGAFIVFCCYKKMNNPIKMPQVLDFSKGPTKLLLIGEREAIKLDPIMCTVALVESGRRNRTGPQKHSALSPSVPSEESEEDEEDDDDDSPIPYTEVLRFQKKSLNCQMVSMGLEAPPPSSGYGSSQSDLPDLTVLGAPASTEWVTGESSSGFQENQGTSSSESSSVEESLGFPVGFPIAGGKGWDEDINFSSVLIEGSGINLSTGKQFTPVRGHPEENCASLEDLKIPLFGMLGNQDSCGFHFEEQFVDERGSEKDSSGCGSLVDEIPLLDVPCMGALEPGLLGENRDLESGRTPEPKFYGYRPRHTHYIART